Proteins found in one Paenibacillus sp. FSL R10-2782 genomic segment:
- the araA gene encoding L-arabinose isomerase: MKPFKFWFATGSQHLYGPETLDQVQEHSRQIVEGLNRSGHLPFEVVLKPVLTNSDAIRRLIIDANGDDLCAGIITWMHTFSPAKMWIAGLTRLAKPLLHLHTQFNRDIPWDSIDMDFMNLNQSAHGDREFGFIGARLGVTRKVVVGYWEEEGVQKRIGGWMSTAAAYSESQNLKVARFGDNMREVAVTDGNKVSAQAQLGWSINGYGVGDLVEVVNNVSEGDINSLFEEYHDLYELSAEAKQPGAVRDSILEQARIELGLKKFLQDGEFGAFTTTFEDLHGLKQLPGLAVQRLMAQGYGFGGEGDWKTAALTRLMKLMANNVDTSFMEDYTYHLEPGNELNLGSHMLEVCPTIAVNKPRIDVQPLGIGGKADPARLIFEGKPGKALVASIIELGGRYRLIINQIHAVENKNQMPKLPVASVLWKPEPSLEVSAEAWIHAGGAHHTVLSYAVTTEQLLDYAELTGIEAVVIDNNTNIRQFRQELQWNELYWRNK; the protein is encoded by the coding sequence ATGAAACCGTTTAAATTTTGGTTTGCTACAGGAAGTCAGCATTTGTATGGACCCGAGACGCTCGATCAGGTACAAGAGCATTCTCGTCAAATTGTAGAGGGATTGAACCGTAGTGGTCATTTACCGTTTGAAGTGGTACTCAAGCCGGTTCTGACGAATTCCGACGCGATTCGTCGTCTCATTATTGATGCGAACGGAGATGACCTGTGTGCAGGGATTATTACCTGGATGCATACATTTTCTCCAGCGAAAATGTGGATTGCTGGCTTGACGCGTTTGGCAAAGCCATTGTTGCACCTGCATACTCAATTTAACCGTGATATCCCTTGGGATAGTATTGATATGGACTTTATGAACCTGAACCAATCCGCGCATGGTGACCGTGAATTTGGCTTTATCGGTGCCCGTCTGGGTGTAACTCGCAAAGTCGTTGTTGGCTATTGGGAGGAAGAAGGCGTTCAGAAACGCATCGGCGGCTGGATGTCCACGGCTGCTGCTTATAGCGAAAGCCAAAATCTCAAAGTAGCCCGTTTTGGTGACAATATGCGTGAAGTAGCTGTAACCGACGGCAACAAAGTATCTGCTCAGGCCCAGTTGGGCTGGTCAATCAATGGCTATGGTGTGGGTGATCTGGTTGAGGTCGTTAATAACGTGTCAGAGGGGGATATTAACTCTCTGTTCGAGGAATACCATGACCTGTATGAGCTATCCGCAGAAGCCAAGCAACCGGGAGCAGTACGTGATTCTATTTTGGAGCAGGCTCGTATTGAGCTGGGCTTGAAAAAGTTTTTGCAGGACGGAGAATTTGGAGCCTTTACGACAACGTTTGAAGACCTGCATGGTCTGAAACAACTGCCTGGTTTGGCGGTTCAGCGTTTGATGGCCCAAGGTTACGGATTCGGCGGCGAGGGTGACTGGAAAACGGCAGCGTTGACGCGCCTGATGAAGCTGATGGCGAATAATGTGGATACTTCCTTTATGGAAGATTACACCTATCATTTGGAGCCGGGCAATGAACTGAATTTGGGTTCTCATATGCTGGAGGTATGTCCGACGATTGCTGTAAACAAACCGCGTATTGATGTTCAACCGTTGGGTATTGGCGGCAAAGCCGATCCGGCTCGTCTTATTTTTGAAGGCAAACCGGGTAAGGCGCTTGTAGCATCCATCATTGAATTGGGAGGACGTTACCGTCTGATTATTAACCAAATCCATGCTGTGGAAAATAAAAACCAAATGCCGAAGCTGCCTGTAGCCAGCGTTTTGTGGAAACCTGAGCCTTCTCTGGAAGTGTCCGCAGAAGCATGGATTCATGCGGGTGGAGCGCATCATACGGTGTTGTCCTATGCTGTAACCACGGAGCAATTGCTGGATTACGCAGAGCTGACAGGCATAGAAGCCGTCGTCATTGACAACAACACGAACATCCGTCAGTTCCGTCAGGAGCTGCAATGGAATGAACTGTACTGGCGTAATAAATAA